A genome region from Arachidicoccus soli includes the following:
- the rplR gene encoding 50S ribosomal protein L18, with translation MSNTLQKKQKIRYRIRKKVTGTATKPRLSVFRSNNELYLQLINDDDSVTITSASTRDKDIVAQKGTKSEKSKLAGSAIARKAIDLGVKEVVFDRGGNLYHGRVKAAAEGAREAGLQF, from the coding sequence ATGAGCAATACGCTACAGAAAAAACAAAAAATACGTTACCGCATTCGTAAGAAGGTAACTGGTACTGCAACAAAACCACGTTTGTCGGTTTTCCGCAGTAATAATGAATTATATCTTCAATTGATCAATGATGATGATAGTGTAACTATTACATCTGCATCTACTAGAGATAAAGATATTGTGGCACAAAAAGGTACAAAATCCGAAAAATCAAAATTAGCTGGATCAGCTATTGCGCGTAAAGCAATTGATTTGGGGGTTAAAGAAGTTGTATTTGATCGTGGTGGAAATTTGTATCACGGACGTGTAAAGGCAGCAGCCGAAGGCGCAAGAGAAGCCGGATTGCAATTTTAA
- the rplF gene encoding 50S ribosomal protein L6 yields MSRIGKQPVIIPSGVTVTVGKDNIVTVKGAKGELTQAIDRDIKVEVNGSEINISRPTEQIRHKALHGLYRSILSNLVKGVSEGFKKDLELVGVGYKASNQGNVLDLALGYSHNIIFDVPKELKVSTVTEKGKNPMILLESHDKQLLGQVAAKLRSLRKPEPYKGKGVKYVGEVIRRKAGKAAGK; encoded by the coding sequence ATGTCTCGTATTGGTAAACAACCCGTAATTATACCTTCAGGCGTTACTGTAACTGTGGGAAAAGATAATATTGTAACTGTAAAAGGAGCAAAAGGTGAATTGACTCAAGCTATCGACCGCGATATTAAAGTGGAAGTAAATGGCTCTGAAATTAACATTAGCCGCCCTACAGAACAAATTCGTCACAAGGCATTGCACGGCTTGTACCGTTCAATTCTTTCTAACCTAGTAAAAGGTGTTTCTGAAGGATTTAAGAAAGACTTAGAACTTGTTGGGGTGGGTTATAAAGCATCTAACCAGGGTAATGTTTTGGATTTGGCTTTAGGTTATTCACACAACATCATATTCGATGTACCTAAAGAACTAAAAGTTTCTACCGTTACTGAAAAAGGTAAAAACCCTATGATTCTTTTAGAAAGTCACGATAAACAATTATTGGGACAAGTTGCCGCTAAACTTCGCAGCCTACGTAAACCAGAACCATATAAAGGTAAGGGTGTTAAATATGTTGGTGAAGTTATCCGTCGTAAGGCAGGTAAAGCGGCCGGTAAATAA